From a region of the Mycobacterium sp. SMC-8 genome:
- a CDS encoding DoxX family protein: MTERPSPIAGSADSSPIAGSADVSPIAGSADVGLLILRLGIGAALLQAGLIKVSDFPMTVQFMGDAGWRLPAFAAFMVTATETISGIALLLGVLTPLAGCAALGVMLCAWAVNVSGAAFWSEPFNVPFLLGLGAATLIFTGAGRYSVDHRMLSRIVWSTRVRVALVALAFVVAVLTWVALYGVNPIHFTAPPAPAGP, translated from the coding sequence ATGACCGAACGCCCCAGCCCGATCGCCGGCTCCGCCGACAGCAGCCCAATCGCCGGCTCCGCCGACGTCAGCCCAATCGCCGGCTCCGCCGACGTCGGCCTCCTCATCCTTCGCCTCGGTATCGGCGCGGCCCTCCTGCAGGCCGGCCTGATCAAGGTCTCCGACTTCCCCATGACGGTGCAGTTCATGGGCGACGCCGGCTGGCGGCTGCCGGCGTTCGCGGCGTTCATGGTCACCGCCACCGAGACGATCAGCGGCATCGCACTGCTGCTTGGCGTGCTCACGCCGCTGGCCGGCTGCGCCGCACTCGGCGTGATGCTGTGCGCCTGGGCGGTCAATGTGTCCGGCGCGGCGTTCTGGTCCGAACCGTTCAACGTGCCGTTCCTGCTCGGCCTCGGGGCGGCCACGCTGATTTTCACCGGCGCGGGCCGGTACTCCGTCGACCATCGCATGCTGAGCCGCATCGTCTGGTCCACCCGGGTCAGGGTGGCGCTGGTCGCACTCGCGTTCGTCGTCGCCGTACTGACCTGGGTCGCGCTGTACGGCGTCAATCCGATCCACTTCACCGCACCACCCGCACCGGCGGGACCGTGA
- a CDS encoding nitronate monooxygenase family protein, which translates to MSLKTKFTETFGVEHPIAQGGMQWVGRAELVAAVANAGALGFITALTQPTPADLANEIAKTRDLTDKPFGVNLTILPAINPPPYDEYRQVIVDAGIKIVETAGSNPAPHLPMFHDNGIKVLHKCTSVRHAVKAQSLGVDGISIDGFECAGHPGEDDVPGLVLIPAAADKIEIPMIASGGFADGRGLAAALALGADGINMGSRFMCTVESCIHQNVKEAIVAGDERGTELIFRSLHNTARVASNVVSREVVQILAEGGQFEDVKDLVAGVRGRKVFDDGDVDAGIWTVGTAMGLINDIPTVGDLVARIVGEAEDLISNRLAEMVMPAAQRV; encoded by the coding sequence ATGAGTCTGAAGACGAAGTTCACCGAGACGTTCGGGGTCGAGCACCCGATCGCCCAGGGCGGTATGCAGTGGGTGGGTCGCGCGGAACTCGTTGCAGCCGTGGCGAATGCGGGGGCGCTGGGTTTCATCACCGCGCTGACCCAGCCGACGCCGGCGGACCTGGCCAACGAGATCGCCAAGACGCGGGATCTGACCGACAAGCCGTTCGGGGTCAACCTGACGATCCTGCCGGCGATCAACCCGCCGCCGTACGACGAATACCGTCAGGTGATCGTCGACGCAGGTATCAAGATCGTCGAGACCGCGGGCTCCAACCCGGCGCCGCACCTGCCGATGTTCCACGACAACGGCATCAAGGTGCTGCACAAGTGCACCTCGGTGCGGCATGCGGTCAAGGCCCAGTCCCTGGGGGTGGACGGCATCAGCATCGACGGGTTCGAGTGCGCGGGGCATCCGGGTGAGGACGACGTGCCCGGACTGGTGCTGATCCCGGCGGCGGCCGACAAGATCGAGATCCCGATGATCGCCTCGGGCGGGTTCGCCGACGGGCGGGGTCTGGCCGCGGCGCTGGCGCTGGGTGCCGACGGCATCAACATGGGGTCGCGCTTCATGTGCACGGTCGAGTCGTGCATCCACCAGAACGTCAAGGAAGCGATCGTGGCCGGGGACGAGCGGGGCACGGAGTTGATCTTCCGCAGCTTGCACAACACCGCGCGGGTGGCGTCCAACGTGGTCTCGCGTGAGGTGGTGCAGATCCTCGCCGAGGGCGGTCAGTTCGAGGACGTCAAGGATCTGGTGGCCGGAGTACGTGGCCGCAAGGTGTTCGACGACGGCGACGTCGACGCCGGCATCTGGACCGTCGGAACCGCCATGGGTCTGATCAACGACATCCCCACCGTCGGCGACCTGGTCGCCCGCATTGTCGGGGAGGCGGAGGATCTGATCTCGAACCGTCTCGCAGAAATGGTCATGCCTGCAGCGCAGCGGGTGTGA
- a CDS encoding helix-turn-helix transcriptional regulator, which yields MVRVPLSPEQIRAGQRLGALLRTARAGRAPEGVARAAGISPETLRKIEVGRMPSPSFGTVVGLCDALGLPLQRAVEVWRGADAQDADEQLAI from the coding sequence ATGGTCCGCGTACCGCTGAGTCCCGAACAGATCCGCGCCGGTCAACGCCTCGGCGCGCTACTGAGAACGGCACGGGCGGGCCGCGCCCCCGAGGGCGTGGCCCGGGCCGCGGGGATCTCCCCGGAGACGCTGCGCAAGATCGAGGTGGGCAGGATGCCGAGCCCGAGCTTCGGCACTGTGGTCGGACTGTGCGACGCACTCGGTCTGCCGTTGCAGCGGGCGGTCGAGGTGTGGCGCGGCGCCGATGCGCAGGACGCCGACGAACAACTGGCGATCTGA
- the map gene encoding type I methionyl aminopeptidase, protein MIELKTAREIDKMAVTGEFVARTLQTLSGEAEPGVNLMQLEHRARALIDERGATSCYWDYAPSFGRGPFRNVICLSVNDAVLHGLPHDYGLADGDVLSMDFAVSIDGWVADAAVTVIVGERVDPADAALVDSTRRALSAGIAAAVPGGHLGDISAAIGEVAAAEGYAVNTDFGGHGLGRTMHEDPHVPNRGNRGRGMRLRPGLTLALEPWWARGTRRLTVDDDGWTLRSADGSRTAHSEHTIAVTEDGPRILTAAP, encoded by the coding sequence ATGATCGAACTCAAGACCGCCCGCGAGATCGACAAGATGGCGGTCACCGGCGAATTCGTCGCCCGCACCCTGCAGACGCTGAGCGGTGAGGCCGAGCCGGGCGTCAACCTGATGCAGCTCGAACACCGGGCCCGGGCGCTCATCGACGAGCGCGGCGCGACGTCCTGCTATTGGGACTACGCACCGTCGTTCGGTCGCGGACCGTTCCGCAACGTCATCTGCCTATCGGTCAACGACGCTGTGCTGCACGGACTTCCACACGACTATGGGCTCGCCGACGGCGACGTGCTGAGCATGGACTTCGCGGTGTCGATCGACGGCTGGGTCGCCGACGCGGCGGTCACCGTGATCGTCGGTGAGCGCGTCGACCCAGCTGACGCCGCGCTGGTCGACTCCACCCGGCGCGCGCTGAGCGCGGGCATCGCTGCCGCGGTCCCCGGCGGGCACCTCGGCGACATCTCGGCGGCCATCGGCGAGGTCGCGGCTGCCGAGGGGTACGCCGTCAACACCGACTTCGGCGGCCACGGACTCGGCCGCACCATGCACGAGGACCCGCACGTCCCCAACCGCGGAAACCGCGGACGCGGGATGAGGCTGCGCCCGGGACTGACGCTGGCGCTGGAGCCGTGGTGGGCGCGGGGCACACGGCGCCTGACCGTCGACGACGACGGCTGGACCCTGCGGTCGGCCGACGGCTCCCGCACCGCGCACTCCGAGCACACCATCGCCGTCACCGAGGACGGTCCGCGCATCCTCACCGCAGCGCCTTAG
- a CDS encoding CaiB/BaiF CoA-transferase family protein: MAGPLQGLRVVELAGIGPGPHAAMILGDLGADVVRIERPGKGPGPATKPGGDYLLRNRRSVAANLKSEEDRDMVLRLIAKADVLIEGFRPGVTERLGLGPADCAKVNEKLIYARMTGWGQDGPRAQQAGHDINYISLNGALHAIGRAGERPVPPLNLVGDFGGGSMFLLVGVLSALYERERSGKGQVVDAAMVDGSSVLSMMMWAFRGMGMWSDERGVNMLDTGAPYYDTYECSDGRHIAVGCIEPQFYAEFLKGIGLEGVDLPDQNDMSRWPELKEAFTKAIAAHDRDHWAEVFSGTDACVTPVLSFAEVESEPHNAERNTFYSENGSLYPAPAPRFSRSVPSAPKPPGVPGADTEAVLQEWI; encoded by the coding sequence ATGGCTGGACCACTACAGGGACTTCGAGTTGTGGAGCTGGCCGGCATCGGCCCCGGACCCCATGCGGCAATGATCCTCGGCGACCTCGGTGCCGATGTGGTGCGCATCGAACGCCCAGGTAAGGGCCCCGGCCCGGCGACCAAACCAGGTGGCGACTACCTGCTGCGCAACCGCCGGTCGGTGGCGGCGAACCTGAAGAGCGAAGAGGACCGCGACATGGTCCTGAGGCTGATCGCGAAGGCCGACGTGCTGATCGAGGGGTTCCGGCCCGGGGTCACCGAACGGCTGGGGCTCGGTCCGGCGGACTGCGCGAAGGTCAACGAGAAGCTGATCTACGCGCGGATGACCGGCTGGGGCCAGGACGGCCCTCGCGCCCAGCAGGCCGGCCACGACATCAACTACATCTCGCTCAACGGTGCGCTGCACGCGATCGGCCGGGCCGGGGAGCGGCCGGTGCCGCCGCTGAACCTCGTCGGCGACTTCGGTGGCGGATCGATGTTCCTTCTGGTCGGGGTGCTGTCGGCGCTGTACGAGCGGGAACGCTCGGGCAAGGGTCAGGTGGTCGACGCCGCGATGGTGGACGGCTCCAGCGTGTTGTCGATGATGATGTGGGCGTTCCGCGGCATGGGCATGTGGAGCGACGAACGCGGCGTGAACATGCTCGACACCGGCGCGCCGTACTACGACACCTACGAATGCTCCGACGGGCGCCACATTGCGGTGGGCTGCATCGAACCGCAGTTCTACGCCGAGTTCCTCAAGGGCATCGGTCTCGAAGGTGTCGACCTGCCCGACCAGAACGACATGAGCCGCTGGCCGGAGCTCAAAGAAGCCTTCACCAAGGCGATCGCCGCCCACGACCGCGACCACTGGGCCGAGGTGTTCTCCGGCACCGACGCCTGCGTGACGCCGGTGCTGTCGTTCGCCGAGGTGGAGTCCGAACCGCACAACGCCGAGCGCAACACCTTCTACTCGGAGAACGGTTCGCTCTACCCCGCACCCGCGCCGCGGTTCTCGCGCAGTGTGCCATCCGCCCCGAAGCCCCCTGGGGTACCCGGCGCGGACACCGAAGCTGTTCTGCAGGAATGGATTTAG
- a CDS encoding enoyl-CoA hydratase gives MTTTDPSTDVYEGIDDLTVGLDGGILAITLNRPESLNSLTAPMLQTLASTLERAANDPRVRVVRLGGAGRGFCSGAGISEEDHANPGAAGTPADVLDAANRCIRAIAALPQPAVAIVQGAAAGVGVSLAMACDVVLASEKAFFMLAFTKIGLMPDGGASALIAAAVGRIRAMRMALLAERLSADEAYSWGLVSAVFPAADFDGEVDKVIGTLVSGPAVALRKTKDAINAATLFELDGALEREKTGQLILLESNDFREGTKAFQQRRPATFTDS, from the coding sequence ATGACCACCACCGACCCGAGCACCGACGTCTACGAAGGCATCGACGACCTGACCGTCGGCCTCGACGGCGGCATCCTCGCCATCACGCTGAACCGCCCGGAGAGCCTGAACTCACTCACTGCGCCGATGTTGCAGACGCTGGCCTCGACGCTGGAACGCGCCGCCAACGATCCTCGGGTGCGCGTCGTGCGCCTCGGCGGCGCGGGCCGCGGCTTCTGCTCGGGGGCGGGAATCAGCGAAGAAGACCACGCTAATCCGGGCGCGGCGGGAACGCCGGCCGACGTGCTCGACGCCGCGAACCGCTGCATCCGCGCGATCGCCGCGCTGCCCCAGCCCGCGGTCGCGATCGTGCAGGGCGCGGCAGCCGGGGTGGGTGTCTCGCTGGCCATGGCGTGCGACGTCGTACTCGCTTCCGAGAAGGCGTTTTTCATGCTGGCCTTCACCAAGATCGGCCTGATGCCCGACGGCGGGGCCTCGGCGTTGATCGCGGCGGCGGTGGGTCGCATCCGTGCGATGCGGATGGCGCTGCTGGCCGAACGCCTCTCGGCCGACGAGGCCTACAGCTGGGGCCTGGTGAGCGCCGTGTTCCCGGCTGCGGACTTCGACGGCGAGGTCGACAAGGTGATCGGCACCCTGGTGTCCGGGCCGGCCGTGGCATTGCGCAAGACCAAGGACGCGATCAACGCCGCGACGCTGTTCGAACTGGACGGTGCGCTCGAGCGGGAGAAGACCGGACAGCTGATCCTGCTGGAGTCCAACGATTTCCGCGAGGGCACCAAGGCATTCCAGCAGCGCCGCCCGGCGACGTTCACCGACTCATAA
- a CDS encoding TetR/AcrR family transcriptional regulator, which yields MADPNASPRRRHRAPRGAGDQLRTEILDAATELLLETGDEKVVSIRSVADRVGVTPPSIYLHFADKTALLHAVCSQYFEKLDEEMQTVAGAYVSAFDVLRSQGMAYLRFAMKTPVLYRIAMLGHGSPGSDVDLALNSSAFGHLRATVQALIAEGIYPPGDPTRLALQLWTAVHGIAALLISRPYLPWGDVEQFADGLMRAVCCGHVISGAIRPDDSPQDIMTWLKGVVDERNRG from the coding sequence ATGGCTGATCCGAACGCGTCACCGCGCCGCCGGCACCGCGCACCCCGCGGCGCCGGTGATCAACTGCGCACTGAGATCCTGGACGCCGCAACCGAACTGCTGCTCGAAACCGGAGACGAGAAGGTGGTCTCCATTCGGTCCGTGGCCGACCGTGTCGGGGTCACACCGCCGTCGATCTACCTGCACTTCGCCGACAAGACCGCTCTCCTGCACGCGGTGTGCAGCCAATACTTCGAAAAACTCGACGAAGAGATGCAGACCGTGGCCGGTGCGTACGTCTCGGCGTTCGACGTGTTGCGCTCCCAGGGCATGGCGTATCTGCGATTCGCGATGAAAACGCCCGTGCTGTACCGGATCGCGATGCTCGGGCATGGCAGCCCCGGCAGCGACGTCGACCTCGCCCTGAACAGCTCGGCGTTCGGGCACCTGCGCGCGACGGTGCAGGCGCTGATCGCCGAGGGGATCTACCCGCCGGGGGACCCGACGCGGCTGGCGCTGCAACTGTGGACCGCCGTCCACGGCATCGCGGCGTTGCTGATCTCCCGCCCCTACCTGCCCTGGGGAGATGTCGAACAGTTCGCCGACGGCCTGATGCGGGCGGTGTGCTGCGGTCACGTCATCTCCGGGGCGATCAGGCCGGACGACTCACCGCAGGACATCATGACCTGGTTGAAAGGGGTGGTTGATGAGCGAAACCGTGGATAA
- the tet(V) gene encoding tetracycline efflux MFS transporter Tet(V): MSTKYETGRDSARSGPEQPVAPAGWRVLAPFRFREYRLLIAAVSLSIFAEGMWAVVMALQVIELSNDPTSLSLVATCLGAGLVAFVLVGGLAADRLSQRAIIIVVATVNTVVVSTVAALGLVGALRIWHMAVAAAALGIAAAFFFPAYSAILPRILPAEQLLAANGVEGVVRPVFQRAVGPAVAGLVVGATVPATGAVMVAMLFAVSLGLLLFTRPAPRDPGPVEVSRPNLLRDLREGWVFVLRTPWLLWTLLFASMFVLVVLGPIEVLLPFLVQNRFTHGAQTYGFILAFFGMGSALGALSVSSRRLPRRYLTVMMTMWGLGSVPLVIVGVTSSFPLMAAATFVVGVTDGAGMVIWGTLLQRRVPPEMLGRVSSLDFFVSLAFMPVSFAIVGPLSKVVPMEAIFLAAGVAPVLLAAVALRAARMRQDELAHPLS, encoded by the coding sequence GTGAGCACGAAGTACGAGACCGGGCGCGACAGCGCACGATCGGGGCCGGAGCAGCCGGTGGCCCCCGCCGGCTGGCGGGTGCTCGCGCCGTTCCGCTTCCGCGAGTACCGCCTGCTCATCGCGGCGGTGTCGCTGTCCATCTTCGCCGAGGGCATGTGGGCCGTGGTGATGGCGCTGCAGGTCATCGAGCTGTCCAACGACCCCACCTCGCTGTCGCTGGTCGCGACGTGCCTTGGCGCGGGACTGGTCGCGTTCGTGCTGGTCGGCGGCCTGGCCGCCGACCGGCTGAGCCAGCGCGCGATCATCATCGTGGTCGCGACGGTCAACACGGTCGTGGTGTCGACCGTCGCCGCGCTCGGACTTGTTGGGGCACTACGGATCTGGCACATGGCGGTGGCAGCCGCGGCACTGGGCATCGCGGCGGCGTTCTTCTTCCCGGCGTACAGCGCGATTCTGCCGAGGATTCTGCCCGCCGAGCAGCTGCTGGCCGCCAACGGTGTCGAAGGGGTGGTCCGGCCGGTGTTCCAGCGCGCGGTGGGTCCCGCGGTGGCCGGGCTGGTGGTCGGCGCGACAGTGCCGGCGACGGGTGCGGTCATGGTGGCCATGCTGTTCGCCGTCAGCCTGGGCCTGCTGCTGTTCACCCGGCCGGCACCGAGAGATCCCGGCCCGGTAGAAGTTTCGCGCCCGAATCTGCTGCGGGACCTGCGCGAGGGTTGGGTGTTCGTGCTGCGCACCCCGTGGCTGCTGTGGACGCTGCTGTTCGCCAGCATGTTCGTGCTCGTCGTGCTCGGACCGATCGAGGTGCTGCTGCCCTTCCTGGTGCAGAACCGCTTCACCCACGGTGCGCAGACCTACGGATTCATCCTGGCGTTCTTCGGGATGGGCAGTGCACTGGGCGCGCTTTCGGTGTCGTCGCGGCGACTGCCGCGCCGGTATCTGACGGTGATGATGACGATGTGGGGCCTGGGCTCGGTCCCGCTGGTGATCGTCGGTGTCACGTCGTCGTTCCCTCTGATGGCCGCGGCGACGTTCGTTGTCGGCGTCACCGATGGCGCCGGGATGGTCATCTGGGGCACCCTGCTTCAGCGCCGGGTGCCGCCCGAGATGCTGGGCCGGGTGTCGAGCCTCGACTTCTTCGTGTCCCTGGCGTTCATGCCGGTGTCGTTCGCGATCGTCGGCCCGCTGTCGAAAGTCGTTCCGATGGAAGCGATCTTCCTGGCCGCGGGCGTGGCACCGGTGCTGCTGGCCGCGGTGGCACTGCGGGCCGCGCGGATGCGACAGGACGAACTGGCCCACCCGCTGAGCTAA
- a CDS encoding 3-hydroxyacyl-CoA dehydrogenase produces the protein MEIKDAVAVVTGGASGLGLATTKRLLDRGASVVVIDLKGEEAVSALGSRAKFVEANVTDPEQVGAALDAAEEMGPLRIDVNCAGIGNAAKTLGKDGPFPLDGFKKVVEVNLIGSFNVLRLSAERIAKTEPINGERGVIINTASVAAFEGQIGQAAYSASKGGVVGMTLPIARDLSRELIRVCTIAPGLFKTPLLGSLPEEAQASLGKQVPHPARLGDPDEYGALAVHIVENPMLNGETIRLDGAIRMAPR, from the coding sequence GTGGAGATCAAAGACGCCGTAGCCGTCGTCACCGGAGGTGCTTCCGGTCTCGGTCTGGCGACCACGAAGCGGCTGCTGGACCGGGGCGCCTCGGTGGTGGTCATCGACCTCAAGGGCGAGGAGGCCGTCTCCGCGCTCGGCTCGCGCGCGAAGTTCGTCGAGGCCAATGTCACCGACCCGGAGCAGGTGGGCGCCGCGCTGGACGCCGCCGAGGAGATGGGCCCGCTGCGTATCGACGTCAACTGCGCGGGCATCGGCAACGCCGCCAAGACGCTGGGCAAGGACGGCCCGTTCCCGCTCGACGGGTTCAAGAAGGTCGTCGAGGTCAACCTGATCGGCTCCTTCAACGTGCTGCGGCTGAGCGCCGAGCGGATCGCCAAGACCGAGCCGATCAACGGTGAGCGCGGCGTCATCATCAACACCGCGTCGGTGGCCGCGTTCGAGGGTCAGATCGGCCAGGCGGCGTACTCGGCGTCCAAGGGTGGCGTCGTCGGCATGACCCTGCCGATCGCCCGTGATCTCTCGCGCGAGCTGATCCGCGTCTGCACGATCGCGCCGGGACTGTTCAAGACCCCCCTGCTGGGCTCGCTGCCCGAGGAGGCGCAGGCGTCGCTGGGCAAGCAGGTGCCGCATCCCGCGCGCCTGGGCGACCCCGACGAGTACGGCGCCCTGGCGGTGCACATCGTCGAGAACCCGATGCTCAACGGTGAGACGATCCGCCTCGACGGCGCGATCCGGATGGCGCCCCGATGA
- a CDS encoding CPBP family intramembrane glutamic endopeptidase, translated as MSTEVGWAGELRKIARRKAPPYNEPPSVVGKRKWVVGVVLLIGAALLGYSLSRPPGDETFIWLTLALAGVWAAGAFASGPLHMGHVCVRGRNQRPVITGTAVGLLLGGIFVLGGLVVREIPGVNDYIREVLQYSNAGPLYLIIFITVINGLAEEMFFRGAVYTALLKYHPVIVSTVLYVIATAATTGNPMLGFAAIILGTVCALLRRATGGVLAPMLTHFFWGLVMVLALPPMFGV; from the coding sequence GTGAGCACCGAGGTGGGTTGGGCCGGCGAGTTGCGCAAGATCGCGCGCAGGAAGGCTCCGCCGTACAACGAGCCACCGTCGGTCGTCGGCAAACGCAAATGGGTGGTCGGCGTCGTCCTGTTGATCGGCGCGGCACTGCTGGGCTACTCGCTGAGCCGGCCGCCCGGCGACGAGACCTTCATCTGGCTCACCCTCGCACTCGCCGGCGTGTGGGCGGCGGGCGCTTTCGCGTCGGGCCCGCTGCACATGGGCCACGTCTGTGTCCGTGGCCGCAACCAGCGGCCCGTCATCACCGGCACCGCGGTTGGGCTGCTACTCGGCGGCATCTTCGTGCTCGGCGGTCTGGTGGTGCGCGAGATCCCCGGCGTCAACGACTACATCCGCGAAGTCCTGCAGTACTCGAACGCCGGCCCGCTGTACCTGATCATCTTCATCACGGTGATCAACGGGCTGGCCGAGGAGATGTTCTTCCGCGGCGCGGTGTACACCGCACTGCTCAAATACCATCCGGTGATCGTCTCGACGGTGCTCTACGTCATCGCGACGGCGGCCACCACCGGCAACCCGATGCTGGGCTTCGCCGCGATCATCCTGGGCACTGTGTGCGCGCTGCTGCGGCGGGCCACCGGGGGAGTGCTCGCCCCGATGTTGACGCACTTCTTCTGGGGGCTGGTGATGGTGCTGGCGTTGCCGCCGATGTTCGGGGTGTAG
- a CDS encoding MMPL family transporter, with product MLHRIASLAIAAPRRVLVIALLVMVACGIFGAPVARHLSAGGFQDPTSESARATQVLVDKFDQGDMEMLISVTDDTSAEGADSPSARSVGTDLADRLAASPHVGSVTSAWTAPPSAAPALISEDGRTGLIVAGITGGESEAQKHAKALAEELVYDRDGVSVNAGGVAMTYVQINAQSEKDLLMMESIAIPLSFVVLVWVFGGLLAAALPLAVGAFAILGSMAVLRAVTMVTDVSIFALNLTIAMGLALAIDYTLLIISRYRDELSEGHDRDTALVRTMMTAGRTVLFSAMTVALSMVAMVLFPMYFLKSFAYAGIAVVGFAAVAAILIAPAAIVVAGDRLDSLDVRRLFRRVFRRPEPVAKPIEQMFWYRSTKFVMRRSIPIGAAVVALLLVLGAPFLGANWGFPDDRVLPESASARQLGDELRTDFAVDSSTNVVVVLPDTEGLHPEALYDYAAELSRVQDVSSVSSPGGTFVDGVRVGPPSAATGIADGSAFLTIGSTAPLFTDASEVQLDRLHGVAAPDGQQVLLTGLAQINRDSSDAITSRLPTVLGVIAAITFVLLFLLTGSVVLPLKALVLNILSLTAAFGALVWIFQEGHLGALGTTPTGTLVATMPVLLFCIAFGLSMDYEVFLVSRIREYWLASGSTTAEGSDESVALGLARTGRVVTAAALVMSISFAALIAAQVAFMRMFGVGLTLAILADATLVRMLLVPAFMHVLGRWNWWAPKPLAKLHERIGFSETLDDVGVPASRPEPVATGKENG from the coding sequence GTGCTGCACCGCATCGCTTCACTGGCCATCGCGGCACCGCGCCGCGTTCTCGTCATCGCACTGCTGGTCATGGTGGCCTGCGGCATCTTCGGCGCGCCGGTGGCCCGGCACCTGTCGGCCGGTGGCTTCCAGGACCCGACGTCGGAGTCGGCGCGCGCCACCCAGGTGCTCGTCGACAAGTTCGATCAGGGTGACATGGAGATGCTGATCAGCGTCACCGACGACACCTCGGCCGAGGGCGCTGACAGTCCGTCGGCACGCAGCGTGGGCACCGACTTGGCCGACCGGTTGGCGGCCTCCCCTCACGTCGGATCGGTGACGTCGGCGTGGACGGCCCCGCCTTCGGCGGCTCCGGCTCTGATCAGCGAGGACGGCAGGACCGGGCTGATCGTCGCCGGGATCACCGGCGGTGAGAGTGAGGCGCAGAAGCACGCCAAGGCGCTGGCCGAAGAGTTGGTTTACGACCGCGACGGCGTCTCGGTGAACGCGGGCGGTGTCGCGATGACTTATGTCCAGATCAACGCGCAGAGCGAAAAAGACCTGCTGATGATGGAGTCCATCGCGATTCCGCTGAGCTTTGTCGTGCTGGTCTGGGTGTTCGGCGGCCTGCTCGCGGCCGCGCTGCCGTTGGCGGTCGGTGCGTTCGCGATCCTCGGGTCGATGGCGGTGCTGCGCGCCGTCACCATGGTCACCGATGTGTCGATCTTCGCGCTGAACTTGACGATCGCGATGGGTCTGGCGCTGGCGATCGACTACACCCTGCTGATCATCAGCCGCTACCGCGACGAGCTCTCCGAAGGACACGACCGCGATACGGCGCTGGTGCGCACCATGATGACCGCGGGCCGCACCGTGCTGTTCTCCGCCATGACCGTCGCGCTGTCGATGGTGGCGATGGTGCTGTTCCCGATGTACTTCCTGAAGTCGTTCGCGTATGCGGGCATCGCCGTGGTCGGCTTCGCCGCGGTGGCGGCCATCCTGATCGCACCGGCGGCGATCGTGGTCGCCGGGGACCGGCTCGACTCGCTGGATGTGCGGCGCCTGTTCCGGCGGGTGTTCCGCCGGCCGGAACCGGTGGCCAAACCGATCGAGCAGATGTTCTGGTACCGGTCGACGAAATTCGTGATGCGGCGGTCGATTCCGATCGGCGCCGCTGTCGTCGCGCTGCTGCTGGTGCTGGGCGCCCCGTTCCTCGGCGCCAATTGGGGATTCCCCGACGACCGGGTGCTGCCGGAGAGTGCCTCGGCGCGCCAGCTCGGCGACGAACTGCGCACCGACTTCGCCGTCGACTCGTCGACCAATGTCGTTGTGGTGCTGCCCGACACCGAGGGTCTGCACCCCGAAGCGCTCTACGATTACGCCGCCGAACTGTCCCGCGTTCAGGACGTGTCCTCGGTGTCCTCGCCCGGCGGCACGTTCGTCGACGGGGTCAGGGTGGGTCCGCCGTCGGCGGCCACCGGAATCGCCGACGGCAGTGCGTTCCTGACCATCGGAAGTACCGCGCCGTTGTTCACCGATGCGTCGGAGGTCCAGCTGGACCGGTTGCACGGCGTCGCCGCGCCCGATGGCCAGCAGGTACTGCTGACCGGCCTGGCTCAGATCAACAGGGACAGTTCCGACGCCATCACCTCGCGGCTGCCCACCGTGCTCGGCGTGATCGCAGCCATCACGTTCGTGTTGCTGTTCCTGCTCACCGGCAGTGTGGTATTGCCGCTGAAAGCGTTGGTGCTCAACATCTTGTCGTTGACCGCTGCGTTCGGTGCGCTGGTGTGGATCTTCCAGGAAGGTCACCTGGGCGCGCTCGGAACCACTCCCACCGGGACCCTCGTCGCGACCATGCCGGTGCTGTTGTTCTGCATCGCGTTCGGTCTGTCGATGGACTATGAGGTGTTCCTGGTCTCCCGGATCCGTGAGTACTGGCTGGCGTCGGGCTCGACGACCGCCGAAGGCAGCGACGAGAGCGTGGCGCTCGGACTGGCACGCACCGGCCGGGTGGTCACCGCCGCGGCGCTGGTCATGTCGATCTCGTTCGCGGCGCTGATCGCCGCCCAGGTCGCGTTCATGCGGATGTTCGGGGTCGGTCTGACCCTGGCGATCCTTGCGGACGCCACGCTGGTACGGATGCTGCTGGTGCCCGCGTTCATGCATGTGCTGGGCCGATGGAACTGGTGGGCGCCGAAACCATTGGCGAAATTGCATGAACGCATCGGGTTCAGTGAGACCCTGGACGACGTGGGCGTCCCCGCCTCGCGCCCGGAACCGGTCGCAACCGGGAAAGAGAATGGCTGA